In Macadamia integrifolia cultivar HAES 741 chromosome 5, SCU_Mint_v3, whole genome shotgun sequence, a single window of DNA contains:
- the LOC122079554 gene encoding probable apyrase 7 isoform X3 has protein sequence MESIIPANSRLLSMSSVQCKRCLKISIVVLFVVVILVTAYTALRAGDVQRSYFTVVLDCGSTGTRVNVYEWQRNITSKHDLPTLLNSFPDLSTKNPLHKDACHYQCMQTEPGLDKFVHNSSGIRAALEPLLIWAQQQIPSERLGDTSLFLLATAGLRNLPKEDAGWILENAAAVVREHPFVYRISSIRVLSGKEEAYYSWVALNYKLRFLDKSSNTPTLGVLDLGGSSLQVVMEIDESREDKHFMRSKIGPIEHQILAYSLPAFGLNEAFDRTIIILNEQQLLPRDTADVKFELSHPCLSSGFMQNYTCYGCFRSNGSSAKNLSGPPLSNSDGFPLVNLVGDPDWEQCKELARAAAIHSRSSDSLQLTADMNCKSLPSFNGTDSINSTASHLSVARFHALSGFFAVYNVLNLNPRANLSKILEKGKELCSSSWADLKKSYKNINHAVQYCFRVPYLVSLIEEALCLGDAEILFGPGDVSWTLGAALIEGEYLLPSQTEPHAGMFSLKAELCLGMKPRWSLKLPSTKLIIHVPLRI, from the exons ATGGAATCCATTATCCCTGCAAATTCCAGGCTTCTATCAATGAGTTCTGTCCAGTGTAAACGCTGTCTGAAAATCAGTATCGTCGTTCTTTTTGTTGTGGTGATCCTGGTAACTGCTTATACTGCACTCAGAGCAGGAGACGTTCAACGATCATACTTCACTGTGGTTCTGGATTGTGGAAGCACTGGTACCCGAGTAAATGTGTACGAATGGCAAAGAAATATCACAAGTAAACATGACTTGCCTACCTTGTTGAACTCATTTCCTGATTTATCAACCAAGAATCCTCTCCATAAGGATGCTTGTCATTACCAGTGCATGCAAACTGAGCCTGGTCTGGATAAATTTGTTCACAACTCTTCTGGCATAAGGGCAGCGTTGGAGCCATTGCTTATTTGGGCACAGCAGCAAATACCTTCTGAAAGACTTGGTGAtacttctctcttccttttagcGACTGCTGGGTTGCGAAATTTGCCGAAAGAGGATGCTGGCTGGATTTTGGAGAATGCAGCAGCTGTTGTAAGGGAGCACCCATTTGTTTATAGAATAAGTTCAATTAGGGTGTTGAGTGGAAAGGAAGAAGCTTACTATAGTTGGGTTGCTTTAAACTATAAATTAAGGTTCCTGGATAAGTCTTCGAACACTCCCACATTAGGAGTCCTTGACTTGGGTGGTTCATCCTTGCAAGTGGTTATGGAAATAGACGAATCAAGAGAAGATAAACATTTCATGAGATCGAAAATTGGGCCAATTGAGCACCAGATTTTGGCATACTCATTACCGGCATTTGGTCTGAATGAGGCCTTTGATAGAACCATTATAATTCTGAATGAACAGCAGCTGCTGCCTAGAGATACTGCTGATGTAAAATTTGAACTCAGCCATCCTTGTCTCAGTTCAGGATTTATGCAGAATTATACTTGCTATGGTTGCTTCCGGTCGAATGGTAGCAGTGcaaaaaatttgagtggtccacCATTGAGTAATAGTGATGGCTTCCCTTTGGTTAATCTGGTAGGGGATCCAGATTGGGAACAATGCAAGGAACTTGCAAGGGCTGCTGCGATTCATTCAAGAAGCTCTGATTCGTTGCAGTTAACAGCAGATATGAATTGCAAATCATTGCCTTCCTTTAATG GCACTGATTCCATTAATTCGACAGCTAGCCATCTCTCTGTTGCTCGCTTCCACGCTTTATCTGGATTTTTTGCAGTCTACAATGTGCTAAATTTGAATCCCAGAGCTAATTTGTCTAAGATCTTGGAGAAAGGCAAGGAATTATGTTCAAGTTCATGGGCTGACTTGAAGAAAAGTTACAAAAACATAAATCATGCTGTACAATACTGTTTCAGGGTACCATATTTGGTATCACTCATTGAGGAAGCTTTGTGTCTGGGTGATGCAGAGATATTGTTTGGTCCAGGAGATGTTTCTTGGACATTAGGAGCTGCACTAATTGAAGGGGAATACTTGTTGCCTAGTCAAACAGAACCTCATGCTGGAATGTTCAGTCTGAAGGCGGAG
- the LOC122079554 gene encoding probable apyrase 7 isoform X4 — MESIIPANSRLLSMSSVQCKRCLKISIVVLFVVVILVTAYTALRAGDVQRSYFTVVLDCGSTGTRVNVYEWQRNITSKHDLPTLLNSFPDLSTKNPLHKDACHYQCMQTEPGLDKFVHNSSGIRAALEPLLIWAQQQIPSERLGDTSLFLLATAGLRNLPKEDAGWILENAAAVVREHPFVYRISSIRVLSGKEEAYYSWVALNYKLRFLDKSSNTPTLGVLDLGGSSLQVVMEIDESREDKHFMRSKIGPIEHQILAYSLPAFGLNEAFDRTIIILNEQQLLPRDTADVKFELSHPCLSSGFMQNYTCYGCFRSNGSSAKNLSGPPLSNSDGFPLVNLVGDPDWEQCKELARAAAIHSRSSDSLQLTADMNCKSLPSFNGTDSINSTASHLSVARFHALSGFFAVYNVLNLNPRANLSKILEKEILFGPGDVSWTLGAALIEGEYLLPSQTEPHAGMFSLKAEVISSHALYFVLVLCILFFVYCQVRRTPNLLLPKQGKKGHALGVALPSHVNQKTTKVVLG; from the exons ATGGAATCCATTATCCCTGCAAATTCCAGGCTTCTATCAATGAGTTCTGTCCAGTGTAAACGCTGTCTGAAAATCAGTATCGTCGTTCTTTTTGTTGTGGTGATCCTGGTAACTGCTTATACTGCACTCAGAGCAGGAGACGTTCAACGATCATACTTCACTGTGGTTCTGGATTGTGGAAGCACTGGTACCCGAGTAAATGTGTACGAATGGCAAAGAAATATCACAAGTAAACATGACTTGCCTACCTTGTTGAACTCATTTCCTGATTTATCAACCAAGAATCCTCTCCATAAGGATGCTTGTCATTACCAGTGCATGCAAACTGAGCCTGGTCTGGATAAATTTGTTCACAACTCTTCTGGCATAAGGGCAGCGTTGGAGCCATTGCTTATTTGGGCACAGCAGCAAATACCTTCTGAAAGACTTGGTGAtacttctctcttccttttagcGACTGCTGGGTTGCGAAATTTGCCGAAAGAGGATGCTGGCTGGATTTTGGAGAATGCAGCAGCTGTTGTAAGGGAGCACCCATTTGTTTATAGAATAAGTTCAATTAGGGTGTTGAGTGGAAAGGAAGAAGCTTACTATAGTTGGGTTGCTTTAAACTATAAATTAAGGTTCCTGGATAAGTCTTCGAACACTCCCACATTAGGAGTCCTTGACTTGGGTGGTTCATCCTTGCAAGTGGTTATGGAAATAGACGAATCAAGAGAAGATAAACATTTCATGAGATCGAAAATTGGGCCAATTGAGCACCAGATTTTGGCATACTCATTACCGGCATTTGGTCTGAATGAGGCCTTTGATAGAACCATTATAATTCTGAATGAACAGCAGCTGCTGCCTAGAGATACTGCTGATGTAAAATTTGAACTCAGCCATCCTTGTCTCAGTTCAGGATTTATGCAGAATTATACTTGCTATGGTTGCTTCCGGTCGAATGGTAGCAGTGcaaaaaatttgagtggtccacCATTGAGTAATAGTGATGGCTTCCCTTTGGTTAATCTGGTAGGGGATCCAGATTGGGAACAATGCAAGGAACTTGCAAGGGCTGCTGCGATTCATTCAAGAAGCTCTGATTCGTTGCAGTTAACAGCAGATATGAATTGCAAATCATTGCCTTCCTTTAATG GCACTGATTCCATTAATTCGACAGCTAGCCATCTCTCTGTTGCTCGCTTCCACGCTTTATCTGGATTTTTTGCAGTCTACAATGTGCTAAATTTGAATCCCAGAGCTAATTTGTCTAAGATCTTGGAGAAAG AGATATTGTTTGGTCCAGGAGATGTTTCTTGGACATTAGGAGCTGCACTAATTGAAGGGGAATACTTGTTGCCTAGTCAAACAGAACCTCATGCTGGAATGTTCAGTCTGAAGGCGGAGGTCATTTCTTCTCACGCTCTTTACTTTGTTCTTGTATTATGCATTCTGTTTTTTGTTTATTGTCAAGTTAGGCGGACTCCAAACTTGTTACTGCCTAAGCAAGGCAAGAAGGGTCACGCTCTTGGTGTAGCTTTGCCATCTCATGTAAATCAAAAGACAACCAAGGTAGTGCTTGGTTGA